Within Mongoliitalea daihaiensis, the genomic segment TGAATATTAAGGGTGAATTGATGAGCCCTGAGATTTCTTTTCGATTGGACATGCCTGAAAATGAACAGGGAGTATTTGGAGGTAATGTATATGCCGCAGTCAATCAATTGAACGAAAAAGAGGATGAATTGACAAAGCAAGTTTTTGCATTGTTGGTTTTAAATCAGTTTTTTCCAAGTATGGGGAGTGATGGAAGTACAGGTGGATCAGTAAATCTAGCTCGTTCTAGTGTTAGTCAAGTTTTGAGTACACAATTAAATGCACTTTCTGATAAACTTTTTGGTAATTCTGGATTTTCTTTAGACTTTGATTTGGATTCTTTTACAGATTTTCAAAATGGTGGTCCGCAAGACCGCACGCAATTAAATGTAGCTGCTAAGCAAACCTTATTAGATAATAGAATGGTGATTTCTGTTGGAGGTCAAGTAGATGTGGAGGGAGGGAACAGAGAGCAAGTTAATCAAGGAGATGCTTTATTTGGAGATGTGAGTGTAGAATATTTACTGGATGAGCGGTCCCAATGGAGAGCTAAAGCATTTAGAAGAAATCAATTTGAATCGGTGATTGATGGACAATTGATCGTAACCGGAATTGCCTTGATTTTCAACAAGGAGTTTAATGAATTTGCAGAGCTATGGAAGAGGAGATCTCAAGAGTCTCAAAAGACGCCTGAAGAAATCAAACTTGAACGTGATGCTCAATTAAAGGAGGAAGAAAAGGAATGAGTCTACGTTTCTTACATAGTATTTGGATGTTAGTGCTACTCCTAAGTTTCTTTTCGTGTAGTATAAAAAAATATATCCCGGAAGGCGAGCACTTGTATACTGCTCATAAACTAACCTTAGAGACTTCGATTAATAAACAGGATCGATCTAGATTGGAGTCCGAATTAACGCCCTTGATTCGTCCCAATCCAAATTCAACCATACTCGGTCAACGCTTTGGACTATGGGCTTACTATAAAGGACAGCAAGAAAAACCAGGTTTTATCAACCGCTATTTGGCTAGAAAATTTGGAGAAGAGCCTGTTTATCTTTCCAATGTTCAACCACAGCGAACCGAAGGTATTTTATTGAATCGTCTGGAGAATAAAGGTTATTTTTTGGGTACATCTACATCAGAAGTAACTAAAGGAAGAAAGTATGCGCAGGTCGCTTATAGGTTAATTTTTGGAGAAGCCTATAAACTGGCAACCTATACCTTGCAAGAGGATACTTCTGCCTTGATGCTAACCATTCAGGAAGATCTTGAAAATACACTTCTACCGGTTGGGAGTAGATTTGATTTGGATCAATTGAAGGCTGAACGTACACGTATTGATGCGATGTTAAAAAGTAAAGGCTATTTTAATTTTAATGCAGACTTATTGATTTTTGAGGTAGATACGAATCAATACCAAGACAAGCAATTTGACCTATTACTACGACTGAAAAGTAATGTTCCTCAGCGCTCTCTCCACCCTTATACCATACAAAATATTTCAGTTTTCCCAGATTTTTCCATATCCGGCAATAGACAAGCGAGAGATACAGTAGTTGTCAATGGAGTAGGGATTATACAGGATGAGTTAGTTTTTAAACCAGAATATTTGGAACCATACATCTTGTTTAAAAACAATACACGCTTCAATCCTACCACATCAAGATTGACAAGTAATCGATTATCTGCTATTGGTAATTTTCGGTATGTTAACATCGAGTTTCAACAGGCAGATACAGTTTTGATGGAGAATGGGACGTATCCATTGAACGCACGTGTATTTCTGTCTCCATTAAATAAACGGAGTGTTCGAGCAGAACTTCAGGGAGTTACTAAATCCAATACATTTGTTGGTCCGGGCTTAGTTTTGAATTATAGTAATCGAAATATATTTCAGGCGGGTGAAATCTTTACGCTCCGAGGAAATATTGGGTATGAACAACAAGTAGCATCTGGTCAGCGGGAAGCTTTGCGTTCCATAGAATTGGGATTACAAGCCAATTTGATCTTTCCACGGGTACTTTTTCCTATTCCGATCATGAACCGTTTTCAAATTGCAATACCAAAAACTCGAATGGGACTAGGTTTTGAATACCAAAACCGCACGGATTTATATCTTATCCAATCTTACAATGCATCCTTTGGGTATTTTTGGAATGTCAATCGGTATGCCTATCACGAATTGAATCCATTGGCATTGAGTGTGGTTAACCTTGCGAGGACTACGCCTCAATTTGAGGAAATTCTAAACTCCAATCCATTTTTAAGACGAAGTTTTGAGCAACAATTTATCCTGGGATTGAATTATGCATTCAATTATAATCAGTTGATAGATGAGAACAGAAAAACCCCTTTATTTTTCGCAAGTTCAATTGATATTGCTGGTAATAGTTTGTTTGCGGTTAATTCAATTTTTAACGCTAGAAACCCAGAGTCTTTTTTGGGATTAGAATATGCGCAATATGTTAAAGGCGATATTGATTTCCGTGTTTATCATCGTTTTAGTTCAGAAAACTTGCTGGTAGCAAGGTTTTTTGGAGGTATAGGAGCTCCTTTGGGTAATTCTGTTTCTCTGCCATTTGTCAAGCAATATTTTAGTGGAGGACCTAGAAGTGTACGATCTTTCCGGATTCGTTCCTTGGGTCCAGGTTCATTTGTACCTCAAACAATTGGTACGGGTGGATTCTTTGATCAAGCAGGGGATATCATCATAGAGTCCAATTTGGAATACCGCTTTCCATTCAACAAATACCTTAAAGGAGCATTGTTTGTAGATGCTGGGAATGTTTGGTTATTCAATGAAAATGAGGCGCTTCCAGGTGGAAAATTTTCCTCCAAATGGGCTGAACAATTGGGGGTAGGAGCAGGAATAGGACTTCGATTTGATATTCAAATCTTTGTATTACGATTTGATTTGGCTGCTCCTGTAAGACGCCCATGGTTACAACAGGAAGATCGATGGATAAGAGATGTTAGATTTACGGATCGTGATTGGAGAAGGGATAATTTAATTTTAAATTTTGCAATCGGGTACCCTTTCTAGGCTTTTTTTAGATACAATTCAAACTCCAATGGACTAGATGCTTTAAATTCATCTACTTCTAAATCTTCGAAAATTTCTTCATCAAATTTTAAATCAGTTTTCTCTACGGTTCCATTTGGATGTATAATTAGCTCGGTACCTGAAAATGAATCAGGGTCTACTTTAACCAGTACTTGATAATCATCAAAAATCCGTTTAAAATACTGAGGGATACTTTTTGCTTTTTTCATTGCGGAAATTTAGATAAAATAAGGAATGCTCCCAAATTCCAATGAGATAGATTTTTGACTACAGATGAACCATTTATTGATCATTTTCACCTTATTTATGAAAAAAAGCAAAAAATTGAGATTCTTCATTTGACTTTGTAAAAGCATTTCTATATTTGTTTCATAATTACTTATACAATGAATTTAAACATGAACTATTGGTGGTGGCATTCTAATTCTTTCCTTCGGAAGAACCTTAAAGCTATTGCCTGATATGTAGTGTTAAAAAATATATTTCAAAGGCTTGCTGGTTTTTCCCGCAAGCCTTTTTTAGTTTTTACTGAACCTATGAAACGATTTAATTTACAAACAAATTACAAAAAGGTATTAGCAGATACGATTACTCCTGTAAGTATTTACTTGCAAATCCGTGATCGATTTTCCAATCCTATATTGCTAGAAAGCTCCGATTATCATGGACAAGATAACAGCTATTCCTATGTTTGCTTCAATCCTCTGGCTTCCTTTGTCTTGAATAATAGTCAGGTAAAAGAAACCTTGCCAGATGGAAGTGTTTTGGAATACCCAGTGGGTAAGGAAAAAGCATTGATGGATGCCCTGAGAGAATTTTCCTCCAAATTTAAAGACGATAATGGAAAGCATAAATTTATATCCAACGGTCTTTTTGGCTATATCCAATACGATACAGTTAGCTTTTTTGAAGATATTGAATTGAAGGATAGAGATTCTTTGGGTGTTCCGATGATGCAGTATGCTGTCTATCAAAATGTAATTGTAGTGGATCATTTCAAAAATGAAATGTACCTATTTGAACATCAGATTGAAGGCTCTCCTAAGGAACCTGTCATGCCTTTGTTGGAGACGATTTTGAATTCAAAGAATATTCCTTCTTATAGTTTCAAAACAGTAGGAGAGGAATTTTCCAATTATTCGGATGAAGAATTTCTTGATATCTTAAAGAAAGGTCAAGAGCATTGTTTCCGTGGGGACGTGTTTCAAATCGTACTTTCCCGCAGGTTTTCCTCTAAATTCAAAGGTGATGAATTCAATGTGTACCGAGCTTTGCGATCCGTGAACCCTTCACCCTATTTGTTTTATTTTGATTATGGTTCATTCAAAGTATTTGGTAGTTCGCCCGAAGCACAGATAGTGGTTAAAAATAACAAAGCCACGATTTATCCTATTGCAGGAACCTTCAAGCGAACAGGCAATGATTTAGCGGATGCAAGTTTGGCACGTAAACTTTATGATGACCCTAAAGAGAATTCCGAACATGTCATGTTGGTAGATTTAGCTCGAAATGACTTGAGCAGAAGTTCGGAAAAAGTTGAAGTTGAAGTATTTAAAGAGATTCAGTACTACTCTCATGTCATCCATTTAGTATCCAAAGTAACAGGTACTTTGCCAGAAAATGCTAATCCTTTGCAATTGGTTGCAGATACTTTTCCAGCGGGGACTTTATCTGGTGCTCCTAAATACAAAGCGATGGAGATTATTGATAACCTTGAAAATATGCGTCGGACATTTTATGGAGGAGCTATCGGTTTTTTAGGTTTCAATGGAGACTTTAACCATGCTATCTTGATCCGTTCGTTTGTTTCTGAAAACAACGAACTCAGATATCAGGCAGGTGCAGGAGTGGTGGCTAAATCATCTATTCAATCGGAATTACAAGAAGTAGCAAACAAATTAGAAGCATTGCGTGTGGCTTTAAAAGCAGCAGAGAAAATTTAAGGGGTTTTCAGATTTAGGAGTATGAAAATATTGGTGTTAGATAATTACGATTCATTCACATATAATTTGGTGTACATCATTCGTCAGCTTGGCTATGGTGCTCAAATGGATATTTATAGAAATGATAAAATTTCCATAGAAGCAGTGGAAGCTTATGATAAAATTTTGCTCTCTCCAGGACCTGGGATTCCTTCGGAGGCAGGTATCATGCCGGCCTTATTGAAACAATATGCTTCCACAAAGGATATTCTTGGGGTATGTTTAGGCCATCAAGCTATCGGGGAAGCTTTTGGGAGTGGATTGACCAATTTATCAGAAGTGGTTCACGGTTTAGCTTCGGAAGTCACGGTACAGGATGACCTGCTTTTCCAAGCCTTACCCAAGGAGTTTAAGGTAGGTAGGTATCATTCTTGGGTGATCAATGAACAAACCCTTCCTTCCTCTTTGAAAGTGACAGCCCGCACCCCCGATGGGCAAATTATGGCAGTTACGCATGAAGTATACCGGGTAAGGGGAGTACAATTTCATCCGGAGTCTATCTTGACCGAGCATGGAGTGGAGATGATGCGGAATTGGTTGGAGGGGAACAGGTAATCGTGAGGAGTAAGTAGGGAACAGGTAGGAATGAGAAATTAAGCATAAATAATTAGAAATAAGGGTTACTGTTATTAGGAGGAATGAAATCCAAAAACAGATGTGCGTTTTAACCTGACGTGTAGAGTCCAAATGTGGGCTTCAATCCATACTGAGGAAAGAAAAGCAAATCTTAATTCTAAGATCTAAAATCTAAGATAGAATCCATGAAAGAGATATTAAATCAGTTAATTGAACATAAAACACTCTCGAAAGCGCAAGCGAGAGAGGTGCTAAAAAACATTGCATCGGGCAACTATAATACAAGTCAAATTGCAGCTTTTATGACTGTTTATTTGATGCGGAGTATCACGGTAGACGAACTCTCTGGTTTTCGGGAGGCCATGTTGGAACTATGCGTTCCTGTCGAAATTCCTGAATATGATGCTATCGATTTGTGTGGAACAGGAGGGGATGGCAAAGATACCTTTAATATTTCGACACTAGCTTCATTTATTGTGGCTGGTGCTGGACAGGCAGTGGCAAAGCATGGCAATACGGGGGTTTCTTCCATTTGCGGTTCTTCCAATCTCTTAGCCTCTTTTGGTTATGAATTTACTAATGATATCGATAAAATTCGTCGGAACTTGGACGAGGCTGGGATATGCTTTCTGCATGCTCCATTATTTCACCCCGCTATGAAACATGTAGCGCCCATTAGAAAAGAACTGGGTGTAAAAACTTTCTTCAATATGTTGGGGCCAATGGTGAACCCTTCCTTTCCTAAAAAGCAATTAGTGGGCGTATTTAGTTTGGAGTTAGCTCGCTTGTATGGCTATCTCTACCAAGAGAATGAAGGAAGATTTAGTATCTTACATGCATTGGATGGATATGACGAGATTTCATTGACAGGTGACTTCAAGATGATATCCAACGATGGAGAAAAGTTATATACACCAGCAGGTATAGGTTTGCCAAAAATAGTGGCCGCGAGCATAGCAGGAGGAGAGACGATTGCTGAGTCAGCCAAGATTTTTGAGCAAGTGTTGAAAGGTAAAGGAACTGCGGAACAAAATGCCGTGGTGATTGCAAATGCTGCTGCAGCCTTAGTCACAGCTGATGCTCAGATGGATTTTCCAACAGCCATAGCAAAAGCTACGGATTCTCTCATGGGGGGAAAGGCCCTTCAAGTTTTCCAAGCGTTACTTTCGCCTAAAACCAGTATTTCAATTAGCAATTAACAATTCGTATGAATATTCTTGATAAAATTATCGCCCACAAGGCAACGGAAGTAGCAGAAAATAAAAGCTTGGTACCTGTAAAGCTTTTGGAAAAAAGTATCTATTTTAAATCAGAAGTGGTATCCATGAAACGGTACATCACTAGAGGAGATAAAACAGGTATCATCGCTGAGTTTAAACGTAAGTCTCCTTCTAAGGGAGTAATCAATGGAGCAGCGAGTGTGGAGGCTACCACCATTGGTTACATGCAGGCAGGCGCATCTGCCTTGTCTATATTGACTGATCACGAGTTCTTTGGTGGTAAAAATGACGACCTATCGATCGCTCGAAAATATAATTTTTGTCCCATTCTTAGGAAGGATTTCATCATTGACGAATATCAATTGATTGAAGCGAAATCTGTAGGAGCTGATTGTATTTTGCTTATAGCAGCGGCTTTAACACCTGAAAAATTACGCTCCTTGGCTTCCTTTGCAAAAAGTTTGGGATTGGAAGTTTTGATGGAAGTACATGATGGAGATGAGTTAGAAAGAAGCCTGAATGAACACCTGGATTTAGTGGGTGTCAATAATCGAAGTTTAAAAACATTTGATGTCAGCTTGGAAACCTCCTACTCCTTGGTGAATGCCATTCCAAAAGAGTTTGTGAAGATTTCAGAAAGCGGGATTTCAAGTCCTGAGACCTTGATAGAATTAAAGCAGGCAGGTTTTGATGGATTTTTGATAGGTGAAAACTTTATGAAAACCAGTAGACCAGAACAGGCGGCATTAAACTTCATGAATGCATACAGGAAATTAATAAAAACTACTCAAGTGATCTAAGATGCTTTTGAAAGTCTGTGGAATGCGGGATGTTGAAAATATGCGAGGTTTGGAGGAAGAAGTTCGCCCGGATTATATGGGGATGATTTTCTATCCACCATCCCCACGCTATGTGGAGTCGAAAAATTCTGAAGACTATGCCACTATCCAACTCCCGAAAGTAGGGGTATTTGTCAATGAACCCGTAGATAAGGTCTTGGAGACAATTGAGTTGTTTGGGTTGAATGGCGTTCAATTACATGGAAGAGAATC encodes:
- a CDS encoding anthranilate synthase component II, which encodes MKILVLDNYDSFTYNLVYIIRQLGYGAQMDIYRNDKISIEAVEAYDKILLSPGPGIPSEAGIMPALLKQYASTKDILGVCLGHQAIGEAFGSGLTNLSEVVHGLASEVTVQDDLLFQALPKEFKVGRYHSWVINEQTLPSSLKVTARTPDGQIMAVTHEVYRVRGVQFHPESILTEHGVEMMRNWLEGNR
- a CDS encoding anthranilate synthase component I family protein, whose product is MKRFNLQTNYKKVLADTITPVSIYLQIRDRFSNPILLESSDYHGQDNSYSYVCFNPLASFVLNNSQVKETLPDGSVLEYPVGKEKALMDALREFSSKFKDDNGKHKFISNGLFGYIQYDTVSFFEDIELKDRDSLGVPMMQYAVYQNVIVVDHFKNEMYLFEHQIEGSPKEPVMPLLETILNSKNIPSYSFKTVGEEFSNYSDEEFLDILKKGQEHCFRGDVFQIVLSRRFSSKFKGDEFNVYRALRSVNPSPYLFYFDYGSFKVFGSSPEAQIVVKNNKATIYPIAGTFKRTGNDLADASLARKLYDDPKENSEHVMLVDLARNDLSRSSEKVEVEVFKEIQYYSHVIHLVSKVTGTLPENANPLQLVADTFPAGTLSGAPKYKAMEIIDNLENMRRTFYGGAIGFLGFNGDFNHAILIRSFVSENNELRYQAGAGVVAKSSIQSELQEVANKLEALRVALKAAEKI
- the tamL gene encoding translocation and assembly module lipoprotein TamL, which produces MLVLLLSFFSCSIKKYIPEGEHLYTAHKLTLETSINKQDRSRLESELTPLIRPNPNSTILGQRFGLWAYYKGQQEKPGFINRYLARKFGEEPVYLSNVQPQRTEGILLNRLENKGYFLGTSTSEVTKGRKYAQVAYRLIFGEAYKLATYTLQEDTSALMLTIQEDLENTLLPVGSRFDLDQLKAERTRIDAMLKSKGYFNFNADLLIFEVDTNQYQDKQFDLLLRLKSNVPQRSLHPYTIQNISVFPDFSISGNRQARDTVVVNGVGIIQDELVFKPEYLEPYILFKNNTRFNPTTSRLTSNRLSAIGNFRYVNIEFQQADTVLMENGTYPLNARVFLSPLNKRSVRAELQGVTKSNTFVGPGLVLNYSNRNIFQAGEIFTLRGNIGYEQQVASGQREALRSIELGLQANLIFPRVLFPIPIMNRFQIAIPKTRMGLGFEYQNRTDLYLIQSYNASFGYFWNVNRYAYHELNPLALSVVNLARTTPQFEEILNSNPFLRRSFEQQFILGLNYAFNYNQLIDENRKTPLFFASSIDIAGNSLFAVNSIFNARNPESFLGLEYAQYVKGDIDFRVYHRFSSENLLVARFFGGIGAPLGNSVSLPFVKQYFSGGPRSVRSFRIRSLGPGSFVPQTIGTGGFFDQAGDIIIESNLEYRFPFNKYLKGALFVDAGNVWLFNENEALPGGKFSSKWAEQLGVGAGIGLRFDIQIFVLRFDLAAPVRRPWLQQEDRWIRDVRFTDRDWRRDNLILNFAIGYPF
- the trpD gene encoding anthranilate phosphoribosyltransferase: MKEILNQLIEHKTLSKAQAREVLKNIASGNYNTSQIAAFMTVYLMRSITVDELSGFREAMLELCVPVEIPEYDAIDLCGTGGDGKDTFNISTLASFIVAGAGQAVAKHGNTGVSSICGSSNLLASFGYEFTNDIDKIRRNLDEAGICFLHAPLFHPAMKHVAPIRKELGVKTFFNMLGPMVNPSFPKKQLVGVFSLELARLYGYLYQENEGRFSILHALDGYDEISLTGDFKMISNDGEKLYTPAGIGLPKIVAASIAGGETIAESAKIFEQVLKGKGTAEQNAVVIANAAAALVTADAQMDFPTAIAKATDSLMGGKALQVFQALLSPKTSISISN
- the trpC gene encoding indole-3-glycerol phosphate synthase TrpC, with the translated sequence MNILDKIIAHKATEVAENKSLVPVKLLEKSIYFKSEVVSMKRYITRGDKTGIIAEFKRKSPSKGVINGAASVEATTIGYMQAGASALSILTDHEFFGGKNDDLSIARKYNFCPILRKDFIIDEYQLIEAKSVGADCILLIAAALTPEKLRSLASFAKSLGLEVLMEVHDGDELERSLNEHLDLVGVNNRSLKTFDVSLETSYSLVNAIPKEFVKISESGISSPETLIELKQAGFDGFLIGENFMKTSRPEQAALNFMNAYRKLIKTTQVI